Proteins encoded in a region of the Psychromicrobium lacuslunae genome:
- the acs gene encoding acetate--CoA ligase has translation MRQKMAENNQNDALENLLHENRQFPPSPEFAANAVAQASLYEEAAADRLGFWAKQARELLSWSKDFETTLDWSEAPFAKWFVGGEINAAYNALDRHVEAGNGDRVAIYWEGEPGDTRQISYAQLTEEVKKAANAFEALGVAKGDRVAIYLPMIPEAVISMLACARIGAIHSVVFGGFSADALRNRIDDAEAKLVVTADGTYRRGAPSALKPAVDAALSAPGHTVQHVVVVKRNGEPVDWTEGRDLWWSESVETASAEHQAVPHDSEHPLFILYTSGTTGKPKGILHTTGGYLTQTAYSHKNVFDLHPESDVYWCAADIGWVTGHSYIAYSPLVNGASMVMYEGTPDTPHQGRWWEIVQKYKVTILYAAPTAIRTFMKWGREIPDKYDLSSLKLLGSVGEPINPEAWIWYREVIGGGKTPIVDTWWQTETGGMMISPLPGVTATKPGSAQVPLPGIEVDVVDDLGVPVQNGQGGYLVVKSAWPSMLRGIWGDPERYKDTYWSRFDGMYFAGDGAKKDEDGDIWLLGRVDDVMNVSGHRLSTTEIESALVSHESVAEAAVVGAADETTGQAVVAFVILRGSAVDDADIEQTLRNHVGKEIGPIAKPKRILVVPELPKTRSGKIMRRLLKDIAEGREAGDATTLADVGIMQVISDSLKK, from the coding sequence ATGAGGCAAAAGATGGCCGAAAATAACCAGAATGACGCACTAGAGAACCTGTTGCACGAGAATCGCCAGTTTCCGCCGAGCCCCGAATTCGCGGCGAACGCGGTGGCGCAGGCCAGCCTCTACGAAGAGGCAGCAGCGGATCGACTCGGCTTCTGGGCTAAGCAAGCCCGCGAACTGCTCAGTTGGAGCAAAGACTTCGAGACGACCCTCGATTGGTCAGAAGCTCCTTTTGCTAAATGGTTTGTCGGTGGCGAGATCAACGCGGCCTACAATGCGCTTGACCGGCACGTCGAAGCTGGCAATGGCGATCGGGTGGCTATTTACTGGGAGGGCGAGCCCGGTGACACCCGGCAGATTAGTTATGCCCAGCTCACCGAAGAAGTGAAAAAGGCGGCAAACGCTTTTGAAGCGCTCGGCGTCGCCAAGGGTGATCGGGTGGCTATCTATTTGCCGATGATTCCCGAAGCTGTCATTTCAATGCTGGCCTGCGCGCGGATTGGAGCCATTCATTCAGTGGTGTTCGGCGGCTTCTCTGCCGATGCTTTGCGCAACCGGATCGACGATGCGGAAGCAAAGCTGGTGGTCACTGCCGACGGCACCTATCGCCGCGGTGCACCGAGCGCCCTCAAACCCGCCGTCGACGCCGCCCTTTCCGCCCCGGGGCATACCGTGCAACACGTCGTGGTGGTGAAGCGGAACGGCGAACCGGTGGACTGGACCGAGGGCCGCGATCTCTGGTGGTCGGAATCGGTCGAGACCGCGAGCGCTGAGCACCAGGCTGTGCCGCACGATTCTGAGCACCCGCTGTTTATTCTGTACACCTCGGGCACCACCGGTAAGCCAAAGGGTATTCTGCACACCACCGGCGGCTATTTGACGCAGACCGCCTATAGCCATAAGAACGTTTTTGACCTGCACCCGGAGAGCGATGTCTACTGGTGCGCCGCGGATATTGGCTGGGTCACCGGGCACAGCTATATTGCTTATTCCCCGCTCGTCAACGGCGCCTCAATGGTGATGTACGAAGGCACCCCAGATACCCCGCACCAGGGCCGCTGGTGGGAAATCGTGCAGAAGTACAAGGTCACCATCCTGTACGCGGCGCCCACCGCGATCCGCACCTTCATGAAATGGGGTCGAGAGATTCCGGATAAGTACGATCTCTCTTCGCTCAAACTGCTCGGCTCGGTCGGAGAGCCGATTAACCCAGAGGCCTGGATCTGGTACCGCGAGGTGATCGGCGGCGGCAAGACTCCTATTGTTGACACCTGGTGGCAGACCGAGACCGGCGGCATGATGATCTCGCCATTGCCTGGCGTCACCGCCACCAAGCCCGGCTCCGCCCAGGTGCCGCTGCCCGGCATTGAGGTTGATGTGGTGGATGATCTTGGTGTCCCGGTGCAGAACGGCCAAGGCGGCTACCTGGTGGTCAAATCGGCTTGGCCGTCCATGCTGCGTGGCATCTGGGGCGACCCGGAGCGCTATAAAGACACTTACTGGTCCCGCTTCGACGGTATGTACTTTGCTGGGGACGGCGCGAAGAAAGACGAGGACGGCGATATTTGGCTGCTTGGCCGGGTCGACGATGTAATGAACGTTTCCGGACACCGGCTCTCCACCACCGAGATCGAGTCCGCACTGGTCAGTCATGAATCGGTAGCCGAGGCCGCCGTCGTCGGTGCCGCCGATGAAACCACCGGCCAGGCAGTGGTTGCCTTCGTCATCTTGCGGGGCTCAGCGGTCGATGATGCCGATATTGAGCAGACCTTGCGGAATCACGTCGGCAAAGAGATCGGCCCAATTGCCAAACCGAAGCGGATTTTGGTGGTGCCTGAGTTACCAAAGACTCGTTCCGGCAAGATCATGCGCAGGCTCCTCAAGGACATCGCTGAAGGCCGGGAAGCTGGCGACGCCACCACGCTGGCCGACGTCGGAATCATGCAGGTGATTTCGGACAGCCTGAAGAAATAG